One Lampris incognitus isolate fLamInc1 chromosome 18, fLamInc1.hap2, whole genome shotgun sequence genomic region harbors:
- the LOC130128715 gene encoding probable C-mannosyltransferase DPY19L4 isoform X3 has translation MTELRCRKTEKSVEGEGELRGALNSQTAYLDESPSGESTEDVGNISNRMDGKEPQEYEDGVKKEETQDKGEQVDGNKLSVKRSRTNSTSVVLQRLVKLFFGCLAAVACGMLYAVYLSTYHDRKFWFSSRQELEREITFQGGSGLYYYYYKHMLTASSFERGFYELTIDNRTVSGQTINAVERLSLYPELITSFIYRVTGSQDLMEPIYFYIGALFGLQAVYVTALFVCSWVMSGTWVAGSLAVAWYIINRPDTTKVDYAVPLRDNWALPYFSCQVAALTGFLSNGINSATEMFCYLTMSAATFTFLLLWEHSHYVLFIQGLCLFLLDSFDLVPPRKMADIHKVYLSSLFLAYMFQFQNPALLSSPLLSLLISSVLARYFQQNMKMGPLVARLMKLFLHFYLVFTTGITFSYLVKKLIPVSDGDFVLKFLEVKFGLNTTTFQTPSQDLFLRLTQASVLPFYFLVLLVCLLSTLQTIYRRLSGQPMKTNLRLEDGRIGEQPEVIYHVFHTLLFGGLAMVFEGMKYLWTPYVCMFTAFGVCSPSLWMTIFRWLRLRSLHPVVLALILSTAVPTIIGFSLWREYFPRVLSELSELQEFYDPDTVELMNWIKTQAPIAAVFAASPQLLGAVKLCSGWAVTSLPLYSDVGLLRRSEDIYQVYALRSAEDIYKILTSHKTNYVIIEESICNELTHHKGCRIKDLLDISNGHVVYDRGEIYSFSKHGRFCHEMKMNYSPYTNYFTRVFWNRSYHVYKVNSVISFQY, from the exons ATGACCGAGTTGAGATGTCGAAAAACGGAGAAGTCGGTGGAAGGTGAAGGGGAACTGCGAGGTGCGCTTAATTCGCAGACGGCAT ATCTGGATGAGAGTCCTTCCGGAGAAAGCACGGAAGATGTGGGAAATATTTCCAACAGAATGGATGGCAAGGAGCCCCAAGAGTACGAGGATGGAGTTAAGAAAGAGGAGACTCAAGATAAAGGAGAGCAAGTCGACGGAAACAAATTATCTGTCAAAAGATCTAGGACCAACTCTACTT CTGTTGTTCTACAGCGTCTGGTGAAGCTATTCTTTGGATGCCTAGCAGCGGTTGCCTGTGGCATGCTGTATGCAGTGTATCTTTCCACCTACCATGACAGGAAGTTCTGGTTTTCAAGTAGACAG GAGCTGGAGCGTGAAATCACCTTCCAGGGAGGCAGTGGgctttattattactactacaaaCACATGCTGACAGCATCATCTTTTGAAAGAG GGTTTTATGAGCTGACGATAGATAACCGGACTGTTTCTGGCCAAACTATCAATGCAGTGGAACGTTTGTCTCTGTACCCAGAACTCATCACCAGCTTCATATACAGAGTCACggggagccag GATTTGATGGAGCCAATATATTTCTACATTGGAGCATTGTTTGGCCTCCAGGCGGTCTATGTCACTGCCCTCTTTGTGTGTAGCTGGGTGATGAGTGGCACCTGGGTGGCTGGCTCGCTGGCAGTTGCTTGGTACATCATCAATCG ACCAGATACAACTAAAGTGGACTATGCCGTTCCTCTGCGGGACAACTGGGCTTTGCCTTACTTCTCCTGTCAAGTGGCAGCTCTGACTGGATTCTTGAGTAATGGCATCAACTCTGCCACAGAG ATGTTTTGCTATCTCACCATGAGCGCCGCCACATTCACTTTCTTGCTTCTCTGGGAACACAGCCATTATGTGCTGTTCATCCAAGGCCTGTGTCTTTTTCTGCTTGACTCCTTTGACTTGGTGCCACCGCGTAAG ATGGCCGACATTCACAAAGTGTACCTCAGTTCTTTGTTCCTGGCCTATATGTTTCAGTTCCAGAACCCCGCCCTGCTCAGCTCCCCTCTGCTAAGCCTTCTGATTAGCTCAGTGCTTGCGAGGTACTTCCAG CAAAACATGAAGATGGGTCCCCTGGTGGCCAGACTGATGAAGCTTTTCCTTCATTTCTACCTGGTCTTCACCACAGGCATAACTTTCAGTTACTTGGTCAAG AAACTTATACCTGTCAGTGATGGTGACTTCGTATTGAAGTTCCTGGAAGTGAAATTTGGGCTCAATACCACAAC TTTCCAGACACCTAGTCAGGACTTGTTTCTGCGGCTGACCcaagcctcagtcctccccttctACTTCCTGGTTCTGCTGGTCTGCCTGCTCTCCACACTTCAGACCATTTACAGAAGGCTCAG TGGCCAGCCAATGAAAACCAACCTCAGGCTTGAAGATGGTCGAATAGGAGAGCAGCCAGAGGTCATCTATCATGTTTTCCACACATTGCTGTTTGGAGGACTGGCTATGGTTTTTGAGGG GATGAAGTATCTGTGGACCCCATATGTCTGTATGTTCACAGCATTTGGTGTGTGCTCTCCATCCCTCTGGATGACTATATTTAGATGGTTGAGACTCAGGTCCCTCCACCCTGTAGTGCTG GCTTTGATATTGAGCACAGCAGTTCCTACCATCATTGGTTTCAGTTTGTGGAGAGAG TACTTCCCACGTGTCCTGTCAGAGCTTTCTGAGCTGCAGGAGTTCTATGACCCAGATACAGTTGAACTGATGAACTGGATCAA GACACAGGCTCCAATAGCAGCTGTGTTTGCGGCTAGCCCTCAGCTGCTGGGGGCAGTAAAATTGTGTTCAGGCTGGGCTGTGACCAGTTTGCCCCTTTACTCAGATGTAGGCCTACTGAGGAGAAGTGAGGAT ATTTACCAAGTGTATGCCTTGAGATCTGCAGAAGATATCTATAAGATTTTGACCTCTCACAAGACAAACTATGTGATCATCGAAGAGTCGATTTGTAACGAGCTTACCCACCATAAGGGCTGTAGAATCAAGGACCTGCTGGACATCTCAAATGGACAT GTAGTTTATGACAGAGGAGAGATATATTCCTTCTCCAAACATGGGAGATTCTGCCATGAGATGAAGATGAACTACTCGCCCTATACAAATTACTTCACAAGAGTGTTCTGGAACCGCTCCTATCATGTCTATAAAGTGAACTCTGTCATCTCTTTTCAATACTGA
- the LOC130128715 gene encoding probable C-mannosyltransferase DPY19L4 isoform X1, whose product MTELRCRKTEKSVEGEGELRGALNSQTAYLDESPSGESTEDVGNISNRMDGKEPQEYEDGVKKEETQDKGEQVDGNKLSVKRSRTNSTSVVLQRLVKLFFGCLAAVACGMLYAVYLSTYHDRKFWFSSRQELEREITFQGGSGLYYYYYKHMLTASSFERGFYELTIDNRTVSGQTINAVERLSLYPELITSFIYRVTGSQDLMEPIYFYIGALFGLQAVYVTALFVCSWVMSGTWVAGSLAVAWYIINRPDTTKVDYAVPLRDNWALPYFSCQVAALTGFLSNGINSATEMFCYLTMSAATFTFLLLWEHSHYVLFIQGLCLFLLDSFDLVPPRKMADIHKVYLSSLFLAYMFQFQNPALLSSPLLSLLISSVLARYFQQNMKMGPLVARLMKLFLHFYLVFTTGITFSYLVKKLIPVSDGDFVLKFLEVKFGLNTTTDFVTNLLLCQESFQTPSQDLFLRLTQASVLPFYFLVLLVCLLSTLQTIYRRLSGQPMKTNLRLEDGRIGEQPEVIYHVFHTLLFGGLAMVFEGMKYLWTPYVCMFTAFGVCSPSLWMTIFRWLRLRSLHPVVLALILSTAVPTIIGFSLWREYFPRVLSELSELQEFYDPDTVELMNWIKTQAPIAAVFAASPQLLGAVKLCSGWAVTSLPLYSDVGLLRRSEDIYQVYALRSAEDIYKILTSHKTNYVIIEESICNELTHHKGCRIKDLLDISNGHVVYDRGEIYSFSKHGRFCHEMKMNYSPYTNYFTRVFWNRSYHVYKVNSVISFQY is encoded by the exons ATGACCGAGTTGAGATGTCGAAAAACGGAGAAGTCGGTGGAAGGTGAAGGGGAACTGCGAGGTGCGCTTAATTCGCAGACGGCAT ATCTGGATGAGAGTCCTTCCGGAGAAAGCACGGAAGATGTGGGAAATATTTCCAACAGAATGGATGGCAAGGAGCCCCAAGAGTACGAGGATGGAGTTAAGAAAGAGGAGACTCAAGATAAAGGAGAGCAAGTCGACGGAAACAAATTATCTGTCAAAAGATCTAGGACCAACTCTACTT CTGTTGTTCTACAGCGTCTGGTGAAGCTATTCTTTGGATGCCTAGCAGCGGTTGCCTGTGGCATGCTGTATGCAGTGTATCTTTCCACCTACCATGACAGGAAGTTCTGGTTTTCAAGTAGACAG GAGCTGGAGCGTGAAATCACCTTCCAGGGAGGCAGTGGgctttattattactactacaaaCACATGCTGACAGCATCATCTTTTGAAAGAG GGTTTTATGAGCTGACGATAGATAACCGGACTGTTTCTGGCCAAACTATCAATGCAGTGGAACGTTTGTCTCTGTACCCAGAACTCATCACCAGCTTCATATACAGAGTCACggggagccag GATTTGATGGAGCCAATATATTTCTACATTGGAGCATTGTTTGGCCTCCAGGCGGTCTATGTCACTGCCCTCTTTGTGTGTAGCTGGGTGATGAGTGGCACCTGGGTGGCTGGCTCGCTGGCAGTTGCTTGGTACATCATCAATCG ACCAGATACAACTAAAGTGGACTATGCCGTTCCTCTGCGGGACAACTGGGCTTTGCCTTACTTCTCCTGTCAAGTGGCAGCTCTGACTGGATTCTTGAGTAATGGCATCAACTCTGCCACAGAG ATGTTTTGCTATCTCACCATGAGCGCCGCCACATTCACTTTCTTGCTTCTCTGGGAACACAGCCATTATGTGCTGTTCATCCAAGGCCTGTGTCTTTTTCTGCTTGACTCCTTTGACTTGGTGCCACCGCGTAAG ATGGCCGACATTCACAAAGTGTACCTCAGTTCTTTGTTCCTGGCCTATATGTTTCAGTTCCAGAACCCCGCCCTGCTCAGCTCCCCTCTGCTAAGCCTTCTGATTAGCTCAGTGCTTGCGAGGTACTTCCAG CAAAACATGAAGATGGGTCCCCTGGTGGCCAGACTGATGAAGCTTTTCCTTCATTTCTACCTGGTCTTCACCACAGGCATAACTTTCAGTTACTTGGTCAAG AAACTTATACCTGTCAGTGATGGTGACTTCGTATTGAAGTTCCTGGAAGTGAAATTTGGGCTCAATACCACAAC TGACTTTGTTACCAACCTCCTCCTCTGCCAAGAGAGTTTCCAGACACCTAGTCAGGACTTGTTTCTGCGGCTGACCcaagcctcagtcctccccttctACTTCCTGGTTCTGCTGGTCTGCCTGCTCTCCACACTTCAGACCATTTACAGAAGGCTCAG TGGCCAGCCAATGAAAACCAACCTCAGGCTTGAAGATGGTCGAATAGGAGAGCAGCCAGAGGTCATCTATCATGTTTTCCACACATTGCTGTTTGGAGGACTGGCTATGGTTTTTGAGGG GATGAAGTATCTGTGGACCCCATATGTCTGTATGTTCACAGCATTTGGTGTGTGCTCTCCATCCCTCTGGATGACTATATTTAGATGGTTGAGACTCAGGTCCCTCCACCCTGTAGTGCTG GCTTTGATATTGAGCACAGCAGTTCCTACCATCATTGGTTTCAGTTTGTGGAGAGAG TACTTCCCACGTGTCCTGTCAGAGCTTTCTGAGCTGCAGGAGTTCTATGACCCAGATACAGTTGAACTGATGAACTGGATCAA GACACAGGCTCCAATAGCAGCTGTGTTTGCGGCTAGCCCTCAGCTGCTGGGGGCAGTAAAATTGTGTTCAGGCTGGGCTGTGACCAGTTTGCCCCTTTACTCAGATGTAGGCCTACTGAGGAGAAGTGAGGAT ATTTACCAAGTGTATGCCTTGAGATCTGCAGAAGATATCTATAAGATTTTGACCTCTCACAAGACAAACTATGTGATCATCGAAGAGTCGATTTGTAACGAGCTTACCCACCATAAGGGCTGTAGAATCAAGGACCTGCTGGACATCTCAAATGGACAT GTAGTTTATGACAGAGGAGAGATATATTCCTTCTCCAAACATGGGAGATTCTGCCATGAGATGAAGATGAACTACTCGCCCTATACAAATTACTTCACAAGAGTGTTCTGGAACCGCTCCTATCATGTCTATAAAGTGAACTCTGTCATCTCTTTTCAATACTGA
- the LOC130128715 gene encoding probable C-mannosyltransferase DPY19L4 isoform X2, whose translation MTELRCRKTEKSVEGEGELRDLDESPSGESTEDVGNISNRMDGKEPQEYEDGVKKEETQDKGEQVDGNKLSVKRSRTNSTSVVLQRLVKLFFGCLAAVACGMLYAVYLSTYHDRKFWFSSRQELEREITFQGGSGLYYYYYKHMLTASSFERGFYELTIDNRTVSGQTINAVERLSLYPELITSFIYRVTGSQDLMEPIYFYIGALFGLQAVYVTALFVCSWVMSGTWVAGSLAVAWYIINRPDTTKVDYAVPLRDNWALPYFSCQVAALTGFLSNGINSATEMFCYLTMSAATFTFLLLWEHSHYVLFIQGLCLFLLDSFDLVPPRKMADIHKVYLSSLFLAYMFQFQNPALLSSPLLSLLISSVLARYFQQNMKMGPLVARLMKLFLHFYLVFTTGITFSYLVKKLIPVSDGDFVLKFLEVKFGLNTTTDFVTNLLLCQESFQTPSQDLFLRLTQASVLPFYFLVLLVCLLSTLQTIYRRLSGQPMKTNLRLEDGRIGEQPEVIYHVFHTLLFGGLAMVFEGMKYLWTPYVCMFTAFGVCSPSLWMTIFRWLRLRSLHPVVLALILSTAVPTIIGFSLWREYFPRVLSELSELQEFYDPDTVELMNWIKTQAPIAAVFAASPQLLGAVKLCSGWAVTSLPLYSDVGLLRRSEDIYQVYALRSAEDIYKILTSHKTNYVIIEESICNELTHHKGCRIKDLLDISNGHVVYDRGEIYSFSKHGRFCHEMKMNYSPYTNYFTRVFWNRSYHVYKVNSVISFQY comes from the exons ATGACCGAGTTGAGATGTCGAAAAACGGAGAAGTCGGTGGAAGGTGAAGGGGAACTGCGAG ATCTGGATGAGAGTCCTTCCGGAGAAAGCACGGAAGATGTGGGAAATATTTCCAACAGAATGGATGGCAAGGAGCCCCAAGAGTACGAGGATGGAGTTAAGAAAGAGGAGACTCAAGATAAAGGAGAGCAAGTCGACGGAAACAAATTATCTGTCAAAAGATCTAGGACCAACTCTACTT CTGTTGTTCTACAGCGTCTGGTGAAGCTATTCTTTGGATGCCTAGCAGCGGTTGCCTGTGGCATGCTGTATGCAGTGTATCTTTCCACCTACCATGACAGGAAGTTCTGGTTTTCAAGTAGACAG GAGCTGGAGCGTGAAATCACCTTCCAGGGAGGCAGTGGgctttattattactactacaaaCACATGCTGACAGCATCATCTTTTGAAAGAG GGTTTTATGAGCTGACGATAGATAACCGGACTGTTTCTGGCCAAACTATCAATGCAGTGGAACGTTTGTCTCTGTACCCAGAACTCATCACCAGCTTCATATACAGAGTCACggggagccag GATTTGATGGAGCCAATATATTTCTACATTGGAGCATTGTTTGGCCTCCAGGCGGTCTATGTCACTGCCCTCTTTGTGTGTAGCTGGGTGATGAGTGGCACCTGGGTGGCTGGCTCGCTGGCAGTTGCTTGGTACATCATCAATCG ACCAGATACAACTAAAGTGGACTATGCCGTTCCTCTGCGGGACAACTGGGCTTTGCCTTACTTCTCCTGTCAAGTGGCAGCTCTGACTGGATTCTTGAGTAATGGCATCAACTCTGCCACAGAG ATGTTTTGCTATCTCACCATGAGCGCCGCCACATTCACTTTCTTGCTTCTCTGGGAACACAGCCATTATGTGCTGTTCATCCAAGGCCTGTGTCTTTTTCTGCTTGACTCCTTTGACTTGGTGCCACCGCGTAAG ATGGCCGACATTCACAAAGTGTACCTCAGTTCTTTGTTCCTGGCCTATATGTTTCAGTTCCAGAACCCCGCCCTGCTCAGCTCCCCTCTGCTAAGCCTTCTGATTAGCTCAGTGCTTGCGAGGTACTTCCAG CAAAACATGAAGATGGGTCCCCTGGTGGCCAGACTGATGAAGCTTTTCCTTCATTTCTACCTGGTCTTCACCACAGGCATAACTTTCAGTTACTTGGTCAAG AAACTTATACCTGTCAGTGATGGTGACTTCGTATTGAAGTTCCTGGAAGTGAAATTTGGGCTCAATACCACAAC TGACTTTGTTACCAACCTCCTCCTCTGCCAAGAGAGTTTCCAGACACCTAGTCAGGACTTGTTTCTGCGGCTGACCcaagcctcagtcctccccttctACTTCCTGGTTCTGCTGGTCTGCCTGCTCTCCACACTTCAGACCATTTACAGAAGGCTCAG TGGCCAGCCAATGAAAACCAACCTCAGGCTTGAAGATGGTCGAATAGGAGAGCAGCCAGAGGTCATCTATCATGTTTTCCACACATTGCTGTTTGGAGGACTGGCTATGGTTTTTGAGGG GATGAAGTATCTGTGGACCCCATATGTCTGTATGTTCACAGCATTTGGTGTGTGCTCTCCATCCCTCTGGATGACTATATTTAGATGGTTGAGACTCAGGTCCCTCCACCCTGTAGTGCTG GCTTTGATATTGAGCACAGCAGTTCCTACCATCATTGGTTTCAGTTTGTGGAGAGAG TACTTCCCACGTGTCCTGTCAGAGCTTTCTGAGCTGCAGGAGTTCTATGACCCAGATACAGTTGAACTGATGAACTGGATCAA GACACAGGCTCCAATAGCAGCTGTGTTTGCGGCTAGCCCTCAGCTGCTGGGGGCAGTAAAATTGTGTTCAGGCTGGGCTGTGACCAGTTTGCCCCTTTACTCAGATGTAGGCCTACTGAGGAGAAGTGAGGAT ATTTACCAAGTGTATGCCTTGAGATCTGCAGAAGATATCTATAAGATTTTGACCTCTCACAAGACAAACTATGTGATCATCGAAGAGTCGATTTGTAACGAGCTTACCCACCATAAGGGCTGTAGAATCAAGGACCTGCTGGACATCTCAAATGGACAT GTAGTTTATGACAGAGGAGAGATATATTCCTTCTCCAAACATGGGAGATTCTGCCATGAGATGAAGATGAACTACTCGCCCTATACAAATTACTTCACAAGAGTGTTCTGGAACCGCTCCTATCATGTCTATAAAGTGAACTCTGTCATCTCTTTTCAATACTGA